In Dyadobacter sp. NIV53, a single window of DNA contains:
- a CDS encoding DinB family protein, with protein sequence MEQNSRTSIVTELKRLITKSHAHVSLEEALADLPPKARTEIPGGLPYSIWQLVDHMRFTQKDIVEFSLSADYKAKSWPDDYWTSNKEEVTDEEWEASLKELNTDRAAFFELLNNGELNLFSPFEWGEGQNLFKEAVLIADHNAYHTAEIVVIRRLLKCWK encoded by the coding sequence ATGGAGCAAAACAGCAGAACTTCTATTGTTACAGAATTAAAAAGGCTGATTACGAAGAGCCATGCTCATGTATCGCTCGAAGAAGCACTGGCTGACCTTCCTCCAAAAGCAAGAACGGAAATACCCGGCGGGTTGCCTTATAGTATCTGGCAACTTGTTGATCACATGAGATTTACACAAAAGGATATTGTTGAATTTTCTTTGTCAGCTGATTATAAAGCCAAAAGCTGGCCGGATGATTACTGGACATCTAACAAAGAAGAAGTAACGGATGAAGAATGGGAAGCATCTTTAAAGGAACTCAACACTGACAGAGCTGCTTTTTTTGAGCTTCTGAACAATGGCGAACTAAATCTTTTTAGTCCTTTCGAATGGGGAGAGGGTCAAAACCTGTTTAAGGAAGCGGTACTGATAGCAGATCATAATGCGTATCATACTGCTGAAATTGTAGTAATCAGGCGTTTGTTGAAATGCTGGAAATAA
- a CDS encoding Gfo/Idh/MocA family protein, translating into MNPNRRNFLKNVTAGSALLVTDSIAKPFNIIRDLKKISPNDKIRFATFGMGIQGNQDTETAIRSSPDFEFVAAADLYDGRLTHVREKYGKDIFTTRDYREILERKDIDAVLVVTPDHWHDHITKASLKAGKHVYCEKPMVHHIDEGLSVIEAWKKSGKTMQIGSQRISSASFKEAKKYLQAGEIGEINYIESNNDRFSSLGAWNYSIPTDASVSTLDWDTFLGDAPKVPFDSRRFFRWRNYRDYGTGVAGDLFVHLITGAHFVTNAIGPERIFSSGELSYWNDGRDVPDVLVSILDYPKTDVHANFQMVLRVNFANAGAINNNTRIIGTEGQIEFSQNDLVLTKKKLPKAPEYGGYDSYDTFSKSEQVEFKKQYEAQYAEATRRADPVKEIKFVAPNEDDEHASHFRDFFENVKKGSLGTIEDPVFGFRAAAPALACNASYFEKKIIKWDPVEMKVKK; encoded by the coding sequence ATGAATCCCAACCGTAGAAATTTCCTCAAAAATGTTACTGCAGGATCAGCATTGCTGGTAACAGACAGCATTGCCAAGCCATTCAATATCATACGTGACTTAAAGAAAATAAGTCCGAATGATAAGATTAGATTTGCCACCTTTGGTATGGGTATTCAGGGAAATCAGGATACGGAAACGGCGATCAGAAGTTCACCTGATTTTGAATTTGTTGCAGCCGCTGATCTGTATGATGGCCGTTTGACACATGTCAGGGAAAAGTATGGAAAGGATATTTTTACGACAAGGGATTATCGTGAAATTCTGGAACGTAAGGATATTGATGCAGTACTTGTTGTAACCCCGGATCATTGGCATGACCATATTACGAAGGCTTCACTGAAAGCAGGAAAACATGTGTATTGCGAAAAACCCATGGTTCACCATATTGATGAAGGGCTTTCCGTAATTGAGGCCTGGAAAAAATCCGGAAAAACGATGCAGATCGGTAGTCAGCGTATCAGTTCTGCTTCTTTTAAAGAAGCTAAAAAATACCTGCAGGCTGGAGAGATCGGTGAAATTAATTACATAGAATCCAATAACGACCGATTCAGCTCACTGGGAGCCTGGAATTACTCAATCCCGACAGACGCATCCGTTTCTACACTCGACTGGGATACTTTTCTGGGTGATGCACCTAAGGTTCCTTTTGACTCCAGGCGCTTTTTTCGCTGGAGAAATTACCGCGATTACGGTACAGGTGTAGCGGGTGACCTTTTTGTACATTTAATAACCGGCGCTCATTTTGTGACAAATGCAATCGGGCCGGAACGTATCTTTTCTTCCGGCGAATTAAGTTACTGGAATGATGGACGGGATGTTCCTGATGTTCTGGTCTCAATCCTGGATTATCCCAAAACGGATGTGCATGCCAATTTCCAGATGGTCCTGCGTGTAAACTTTGCAAATGCAGGTGCAATAAATAATAACACCAGGATTATAGGAACAGAAGGACAGATAGAATTTTCACAAAACGATCTTGTACTGACTAAGAAAAAATTGCCAAAAGCCCCCGAATATGGTGGTTATGACAGCTACGATACATTTTCAAAAAGTGAACAGGTTGAATTCAAAAAACAATACGAAGCGCAATATGCAGAAGCGACCCGTCGGGCTGATCCGGTAAAAGAGATAAAATTTGTGGCACCAAACGAGGATGACGAACATGCCAGCCACTTCCGGGACTTTTTTGAAAATGTTAAAAAGGGAAGTTTAGGCACTATTGAAGATCCCGTTTTCGGATTCCGTGCAGCAGCTCCTGCCTTAGCCTGTAACGCCAGTTATTTTGAAAAGAAAATTATAAAATGGGACCCGGTTGAAATGAAGGTGAAGAAATAG
- a CDS encoding SDR family oxidoreductase — protein MKILLTGATGYIAQRLLPVLLENGHDVYCCVRDQARFNNQQFPSVHVIEVDFLKKETVGNIPEDIDVAYYLVHSMSASGQDFEKLEETSAINFKERIEQTNARQVIYLSGIINEDKLSKHLLSRKNVEEILGSGNYALTTLRAGIIVGSGSASFEIIRDLVEKLPVMIAPKWLHTICQPVAIRNVVEFLYGVLLLPYAYGKSFDIGGPDVLSYKQMLLRFASVRGLKRSILVVPVMTPRLSSYWLYFVTSTSYSLAKNLVNSMKVEVICKENDLAERLNIKLIGYEKAISLAFDKIEQNEVLSSWKDAQSSNALYKGIRNYIEVPVNGCYVDKREMKVNDTEKVLNRIWAIGGKTGWYYGNWMWQLRGFMDKLNGGVGLRRGRKHPNQIFAGDPLDFWRVLLASKEEKRLLLYAEMKLPGEAWLEFKIDEDNILRQTATFRPLGILGRLYWYSVLPFHGFIFNGMIRNITGKIE, from the coding sequence ATGAAAATTCTTCTCACCGGTGCCACCGGTTATATTGCCCAGCGTCTGCTCCCGGTTTTATTGGAAAACGGGCATGATGTATATTGTTGCGTCCGAGACCAGGCCAGGTTTAACAATCAGCAGTTTCCTTCGGTGCACGTAATTGAAGTTGACTTTCTGAAGAAAGAAACCGTCGGAAATATTCCTGAAGATATAGATGTTGCTTATTATCTGGTTCATTCCATGTCGGCAAGTGGCCAGGATTTTGAAAAACTTGAAGAAACATCAGCGATAAATTTTAAAGAAAGAATTGAACAGACTAATGCCAGACAGGTAATATATCTGAGCGGTATTATCAATGAAGATAAACTATCCAAACACTTACTTTCCCGTAAAAATGTTGAGGAGATTTTAGGTTCTGGCAACTATGCGCTTACGACATTAAGGGCTGGAATTATTGTTGGTTCAGGCAGTGCTTCCTTTGAGATAATCAGGGATCTTGTCGAAAAATTACCAGTTATGATTGCGCCAAAATGGTTGCATACAATTTGCCAGCCTGTTGCTATCCGTAATGTTGTTGAGTTTTTGTACGGCGTATTATTATTGCCATATGCTTACGGTAAAAGTTTTGATATCGGCGGCCCTGATGTGCTGAGTTATAAGCAGATGTTACTGAGATTTGCAAGTGTGCGTGGACTAAAAAGAAGCATTCTGGTTGTTCCGGTTATGACGCCCAGACTGTCTTCCTACTGGCTATATTTTGTGACTTCGACTTCCTATTCGCTCGCAAAAAATCTTGTAAATAGTATGAAGGTCGAGGTGATCTGCAAGGAAAATGATCTGGCGGAAAGGCTAAATATCAAACTGATTGGTTACGAAAAAGCAATTTCCCTGGCTTTTGACAAAATAGAGCAAAATGAAGTATTATCAAGCTGGAAAGATGCCCAGTCGAGTAACGCCTTGTATAAAGGCATCCGTAATTATATTGAGGTACCGGTTAACGGCTGTTATGTAGATAAGCGTGAAATGAAGGTAAATGATACTGAAAAAGTATTAAACCGGATCTGGGCAATTGGCGGAAAAACAGGCTGGTATTACGGAAACTGGATGTGGCAGCTAAGAGGATTTATGGACAAACTTAACGGTGGTGTAGGGTTGAGAAGGGGACGGAAACATCCGAACCAGATATTTGCGGGAGACCCGTTGGATTTTTGGCGTGTGCTGCTGGCGAGTAAAGAGGAAAAACGGCTGTTACTGTATGCTGAAATGAAGCTTCCCGGCGAAGCCTGGCTGGAATTCAAAATTGATGAAGATAATATTTTAAGACAAACAGCTACGTTTCGCCCGCTGGGAATTTTAGGCAGGCTTTACTGGTATTCAGTCCTTCCTTTTCATGGATTTATTTTCAATGGGATGATCAGGAATATTACAGGGAAAATAGAATAA
- a CDS encoding PAS domain-containing protein gives MIRRNDMPFRMVGSMQDVTAQVQAQQARKESDDKLSFALKSAQLGTWSLDPETNIIEWDARTRELYGYLKDESIPIQDLFRYIHPEDQNKVRRAVKEAITCVTDGSYNVQFRTIAQSDQKVRWLHCRGQAYFRNDGQAYRFAGIAQDITDQRADQEKAYFADQQAAMTLEGTGAGSFLVDVSTDEIIYSPAMAKIITGEITDKINRSVFIDHLHPDDSPIRNQAYQLAAETGELNYEARFVWNDGTVHWVKVIGRYLYDNSGKGVSLSGILFDISDRIESEQKIRSSEEYLRSMIEQAPVATALFLGKDMVIEIPNETMLKYWGKGNEVLGKPLREAIPELVGQPFLEILDEVYRSGQTYHAEGEPAELIIDNVLQTFYFDYTYKPLRNHDGEVYAIMDMAVDVTSQVIAGKELKESEERYRQLADELELRIQQRTHELRLANQELINSNNNLQQFAYAASHDMQEPLRKIQSFSSRLQEMYTKELDKNGIFMLNRMQDAAKRMSMMIDDLLAYSRLTTKEGEFVAVDLNTIITEVISDLEIGIQEQGAQIEVDQLPSIFGNQRQLLQLFQNLISNAIKYRLSEQIPEISITYQKTSEEEVANFPNFLKDHPYVLIKIQDNGIGFDEKYLDRIFQMFQRLHGKSEYSGSGIGLALCKKVAQNHHGYITAKSAPGEGSVFMVYLPQPL, from the coding sequence ATGATACGACGGAATGATATGCCCTTTCGTATGGTCGGTTCCATGCAGGATGTTACCGCTCAGGTACAGGCGCAGCAAGCGCGTAAGGAAAGTGATGACAAGCTGAGTTTTGCCTTGAAATCTGCACAGCTGGGTACCTGGAGCCTTGATCCGGAGACCAATATAATAGAATGGGATGCCCGTACCAGAGAGCTTTACGGTTATCTCAAAGATGAAAGTATACCCATTCAGGATTTGTTCAGATACATTCATCCGGAAGATCAGAATAAAGTCAGAAGAGCTGTAAAAGAAGCAATTACATGTGTAACGGATGGTAGTTACAACGTTCAGTTCAGGACCATTGCGCAGAGTGACCAGAAAGTAAGATGGCTGCATTGCAGAGGACAGGCCTATTTCAGAAACGACGGGCAAGCTTACAGGTTCGCTGGCATTGCCCAGGATATTACGGATCAGAGGGCTGATCAGGAAAAAGCATATTTTGCCGACCAGCAGGCTGCAATGACTTTGGAAGGTACAGGAGCGGGTTCGTTTCTTGTCGACGTAAGTACCGATGAGATAATTTATTCGCCGGCTATGGCGAAGATCATCACAGGCGAAATTACGGATAAAATAAACCGGAGTGTGTTTATAGATCACCTTCATCCGGATGATTCTCCTATCAGGAACCAGGCATATCAGCTGGCAGCCGAAACGGGGGAATTAAATTACGAAGCACGATTTGTCTGGAACGACGGCACCGTACACTGGGTCAAAGTAATCGGCAGGTATCTCTATGATAATTCGGGTAAAGGCGTGTCTTTATCCGGTATCTTATTCGATATCAGCGACCGGATTGAAAGCGAGCAAAAAATAAGGAGCAGTGAAGAGTACCTGCGCAGCATGATTGAACAGGCGCCTGTTGCAACAGCTCTGTTTTTAGGAAAAGATATGGTGATTGAAATCCCTAATGAAACCATGCTGAAATACTGGGGAAAGGGAAATGAAGTATTAGGGAAACCATTGCGGGAAGCTATACCGGAATTGGTCGGGCAACCCTTTCTGGAAATACTGGATGAGGTATATCGTTCCGGTCAAACGTATCATGCGGAGGGCGAACCCGCAGAACTGATCATTGACAACGTTCTGCAGACATTCTATTTTGATTATACTTACAAACCCTTACGTAACCACGATGGTGAGGTTTATGCGATTATGGACATGGCCGTGGATGTGACATCGCAGGTGATTGCTGGTAAGGAGCTTAAAGAAAGTGAGGAACGATACCGGCAACTGGCAGATGAACTTGAACTGAGGATTCAGCAGCGGACTCATGAACTACGGCTGGCCAACCAGGAACTGATCAATTCAAATAACAACCTTCAGCAATTTGCATACGCGGCCAGCCACGACATGCAGGAGCCTTTGCGTAAGATCCAGTCTTTCAGCTCGCGGTTGCAGGAGATGTACACGAAGGAACTGGATAAAAATGGGATTTTCATGCTGAACCGCATGCAGGATGCAGCCAAACGCATGTCCATGATGATAGACGATTTACTGGCTTACTCCCGCCTGACCACTAAGGAAGGGGAATTTGTAGCCGTTGATTTAAACACTATTATCACAGAAGTAATTTCAGACCTGGAAATTGGTATTCAGGAACAAGGGGCACAAATTGAGGTGGATCAGTTGCCTTCTATTTTTGGCAACCAGCGGCAGCTTTTACAATTGTTTCAAAATCTGATCAGTAATGCGATTAAATACCGATTGTCTGAACAGATTCCTGAAATCAGTATTACTTATCAAAAAACTTCCGAAGAAGAAGTAGCAAATTTCCCGAATTTCCTGAAAGATCATCCCTATGTACTAATCAAAATTCAGGATAATGGAATTGGTTTTGATGAAAAATACCTGGACCGCATATTCCAGATGTTTCAAAGGCTGCATGGAAAGAGTGAATACAGCGGCTCAGGAATTGGATTGGCATTGTGCAAGAAAGTAGCGCAAAACCATCATGGTTACATCACCGCCAAAAGTGCTCCGGGAGAAGGATCCGTGTTTATGGTATACCTGCCACAGCCACTTTAA
- a CDS encoding ferritin-like domain-containing protein produces MKTAKTKATKQITETDSEKLKELFVDGLKDIYWAEKHLAKALPKMAKNATSDELKSAFELHTTQTEEHATRLEEIFGMIGEKAQAKKCAAMEGLLEEATEIIEDTEKGTMVRDCGLIMAAQKVEHYEIATYGTLRNIARTLGHGDVADLLQQTLDQEGETDHILTGLAETYVNEEANAE; encoded by the coding sequence ATGAAAACTGCCAAAACCAAAGCAACTAAGCAAATTACTGAAACTGATAGCGAGAAACTGAAAGAACTGTTTGTAGATGGTCTGAAAGACATTTACTGGGCGGAAAAACACCTTGCAAAAGCATTGCCAAAAATGGCAAAAAATGCTACATCTGATGAATTAAAATCTGCTTTTGAACTACATACAACCCAAACCGAAGAGCATGCGACAAGGCTGGAAGAGATATTCGGGATGATTGGTGAAAAAGCACAAGCCAAAAAATGCGCTGCCATGGAAGGCCTTTTGGAAGAAGCTACTGAAATTATAGAGGATACAGAAAAAGGAACAATGGTTCGTGATTGCGGTTTGATTATGGCTGCTCAAAAAGTGGAGCATTATGAAATTGCAACGTACGGAACGTTAAGAAACATCGCAAGAACACTTGGACATGGCGATGTTGCAGATCTTTTGCAGCAAACATTGGATCAGGAAGGAGAAACGGATCATATTTTGACCGGCCTGGCTGAAACCTACGTGAACGAAGAAGCAAACGCAGAATAA